In Nicotiana tabacum cultivar K326 chromosome 17, ASM71507v2, whole genome shotgun sequence, one DNA window encodes the following:
- the LOC107769518 gene encoding uncharacterized protein LOC107769518 isoform X1 codes for MKLNLLSQRIFMARPYFGPVLERRRYAFSSSASAPTWEGGVSMVQGASRGIGLEFVRQLLERNDKGYIVATCRNPSGAPGLLELKNKFPERLDIHQLDLTVESTMEDSAKSIIDKYGSLNLLINASGVLSIPNAMQPETTLSKVQRSSLLLAYDINAVGPILVIKHMWPLLKAGGGSGTDKDFAVVVNLSARVGSIGDNSLGGWHSYRASKTALNQLAQNVAVEFARKKDPIICILLHPGTVDTDLSKPFQRNVPKEKLFTKEYSVQKLLSIINNTKRSDNGKFFAWDGQQIPW; via the exons ATGAAGTTGAATCTTCTTAGCCAGCGGATTTTCATGGCCAGGCCATATTTTGGACCAGTTCTGGAAAGAAGAAGGTACGCATTCTCCAGTTCAGCTTCTGCGCCGACATGGGAAGGAGGCGTTTCAATGGTTCAAGGAGCTTCCAGGGGCATTGGCTTGGAATTT GTCAGACAATTGTTAGAGAGAAATGACAAAGGCTATATTGTTGCAACGTGTCGTAATCCTAGTGGAGCACCAGGGCTTCTGGAGTTGAAGAATAAGTTTCCGGAGCGCCTTGACATTCATCAGTTAGATCTTACAGTTGAAAGCACTATGGAG GACTCAGCCAAATCGATCATAGACAAATATGGCTCGCTAAACCTTCTAATTAATGCATCTGGTGTTCTTTCAATACCCAATGCTATGCAGCCAG AAACGACACTGAGTAAGGTGCAGAGATCATCCTTGCTTCTTGCTTATGATATCAATGCTGTTGGTCCTATTTTGGTTATTAAG CATATGTGGCCTTTGCTGAAAGCTGGAGGTGGGTCTGGTACTGACAAGGATTTTGCTGTTGTTGTTAACTTAAGCGCAAGGGTGGGATCGATTGGAGACAATAGTTTGGGAGGGTGGCATTCCTATCGTGCATCTAAGACGGCCTTGAATCAGT TAGCACAGAATGTGGCGGTGGAATTTGCACGCAAGAAGGATCCAATTATATGCATTTTGTTGCACCCAGGCACGGTGGACACTGATCTCTCTAAACCATTTCAAAGAAATGTTCCAAAAGAAAAACTTTTCACCAAAGAGTACTCTGTTCAGAAGCTGCTCAGCATCATAAACAACACAAAGAGATCTGATAATGGCAAGTTCTTTGCCTGGGATGGTCAACAAATTCCATGGTGA
- the LOC107769518 gene encoding benzil reductase ((S)-benzoin forming) IRC24 isoform X2 — protein MKLNLLSQRIFMARPYFGPVLERRRYAFSSSASAPTWEGGVSMVQGASRGIGLEFVRQLLERNDKGYIVATCRNPSGAPGLLELKNKFPERLDIHQLDLTVESTMEDSAKSIIDKYGSLNLLINASGVLSIPNAMQPETTLSKVQRSSLLLAYDINAVGPILVIKHMWPLLKAGGGSGTDKDFAVVVNLSARVGSIGDNSLGGWHSYRASKTALNQLLQ, from the exons ATGAAGTTGAATCTTCTTAGCCAGCGGATTTTCATGGCCAGGCCATATTTTGGACCAGTTCTGGAAAGAAGAAGGTACGCATTCTCCAGTTCAGCTTCTGCGCCGACATGGGAAGGAGGCGTTTCAATGGTTCAAGGAGCTTCCAGGGGCATTGGCTTGGAATTT GTCAGACAATTGTTAGAGAGAAATGACAAAGGCTATATTGTTGCAACGTGTCGTAATCCTAGTGGAGCACCAGGGCTTCTGGAGTTGAAGAATAAGTTTCCGGAGCGCCTTGACATTCATCAGTTAGATCTTACAGTTGAAAGCACTATGGAG GACTCAGCCAAATCGATCATAGACAAATATGGCTCGCTAAACCTTCTAATTAATGCATCTGGTGTTCTTTCAATACCCAATGCTATGCAGCCAG AAACGACACTGAGTAAGGTGCAGAGATCATCCTTGCTTCTTGCTTATGATATCAATGCTGTTGGTCCTATTTTGGTTATTAAG CATATGTGGCCTTTGCTGAAAGCTGGAGGTGGGTCTGGTACTGACAAGGATTTTGCTGTTGTTGTTAACTTAAGCGCAAGGGTGGGATCGATTGGAGACAATAGTTTGGGAGGGTGGCATTCCTATCGTGCATCTAAGACGGCCTTGAATCAGT TGCTGCAGTAG